The following are encoded in a window of Actinomycetota bacterium genomic DNA:
- a CDS encoding SRPBCC domain-containing protein, with protein MSTIAEELVTTQVYKVYIKATPQAIWDAITKPEWTARFGYGGEAQFDERPGGSYRHLASVEMKQAGKAGGFEVPDVVVDGEVIECDPPHRLVHTFRMLMDARTAGEGFTQLTYDIAEGRNGVSILTVTHDLERAPTLAALVAGKFGGTAGGGWPWVLSGLKTLLETGESMGNPYL; from the coding sequence ATGAGCACCATCGCAGAAGAGCTGGTCACCACGCAGGTCTATAAGGTCTACATCAAGGCCACCCCGCAGGCGATCTGGGACGCCATCACCAAGCCGGAGTGGACCGCCCGGTTCGGCTACGGCGGTGAGGCGCAGTTCGACGAGCGCCCGGGGGGCAGCTACCGCCACCTTGCCAGTGTCGAGATGAAGCAGGCGGGCAAGGCTGGCGGCTTCGAGGTGCCCGACGTCGTCGTCGACGGGGAGGTCATCGAGTGCGACCCGCCCCACCGCCTGGTGCACACCTTCCGCATGCTGATGGACGCCCGGACGGCCGGGGAGGGCTTCACCCAGTTGACGTACGACATTGCCGAGGGCCGCAACGGGGTGTCGATTCTGACGGTGACCCACGACCTCGAGCGGGCGCCGACGCTGGCGGCCCTGGTGGCCGGCAAGTTCGGCGGCACCGCCGGTGGCGGCTGGCCGTGGGTGCTCAGCGGCCTGAAGACGCTGCTGGAGACCGGGGAGTCGATGGGCAACCCGTACCTGTAA
- a CDS encoding DUF1801 domain-containing protein, whose protein sequence is MEDAVQAYIDAIPPEQRELFDRLHTLIRAAAPDAEVVLSYQIPTFKVGKRRLFLAAWKHGVSLYGWGEDRDGGFLSRHPELKSGRATLRLRPTDAEAIGDEEFLALATAALAP, encoded by the coding sequence ATGGAAGACGCAGTCCAGGCCTACATCGACGCCATCCCGCCCGAGCAGCGGGAGCTCTTCGACCGCCTGCACACCCTGATCCGGGCCGCCGCCCCGGACGCCGAGGTGGTGCTCTCGTACCAGATCCCCACCTTCAAGGTGGGCAAGCGCAGGCTCTTCCTGGCCGCGTGGAAGCACGGGGTGTCGCTGTACGGTTGGGGCGAGGACCGCGACGGCGGGTTTCTCTCGAGGCACCCAGAGCTCAAGTCGGGGCGTGCCACCCTCCGGCTCCGGCCCACCGACGCCGAGGCGATCGGCGATGAGGAGTTCCTCGCGTTGGCCACAGCAGCCCTAGCGCCATAG
- a CDS encoding metalloregulator ArsR/SmtB family transcription factor has product MSEEDDRVFKALADPTRRFLLDRLFERDGRTLTELESELEMTRFGVMKHLKVLEDADLVVARRSGREKLHFLNPVPIRLIHDRWIDKYRERQVSALTDLKRALEEEGSA; this is encoded by the coding sequence ATGAGCGAGGAGGACGACCGGGTGTTCAAGGCGCTGGCAGACCCGACCCGCCGTTTCCTGCTCGACCGGCTCTTCGAGCGTGACGGCCGTACGCTCACCGAGCTCGAGTCCGAGCTGGAGATGACCAGGTTCGGCGTCATGAAGCACCTGAAGGTCCTGGAGGACGCCGACCTCGTGGTCGCCCGCCGGTCGGGCAGGGAGAAGCTCCACTTCCTGAACCCGGTCCCGATCCGGCTGATCCACGACCGGTGGATCGACAAGTACCGGGAGCGCCAGGTGTCGGCGCTCACCGACCTGAAACGCGCACTGGAGGAGGAGGGATCCGCATGA